A single genomic interval of Hafnia alvei harbors:
- a CDS encoding outer membrane protein has protein sequence MKKIIVMSVLGTMSTVSTLSHAAENTNGFYVSGKMGTSIVSTHDAQSTYADNGITVLETKTANKNKGVFGGGITAGYDFYDQYQVPLRLEVDMTFRGKGSSDGRVAYDIDGEQGVSTIENKVRMNSYMVNGYFDFHNESAFTPYISASIGLANLKLENKTYEGDDSDHISNSANNFAWGLGAGVKYDINTNLALDLSYKYINAGKVDASRTDDGFSYTSKLKSYSNDMMVGVTYKF, from the coding sequence ATGAAAAAAATTATTGTTATGTCTGTCCTGGGTACTATGAGTACGGTATCTACACTTTCTCACGCTGCCGAAAATACAAACGGTTTTTATGTCAGTGGCAAAATGGGAACCTCTATTGTATCCACGCATGACGCCCAATCTACGTATGCTGATAACGGGATCACCGTTTTAGAAACAAAAACAGCCAATAAAAACAAAGGCGTATTCGGTGGGGGTATTACGGCCGGTTATGACTTTTATGATCAATATCAGGTGCCCCTTCGTTTGGAAGTCGATATGACCTTCAGAGGGAAAGGCTCCTCTGATGGTCGCGTTGCTTATGATATCGATGGCGAGCAGGGGGTATCTACTATTGAAAATAAAGTCAGAATGAACTCATATATGGTGAATGGATATTTTGATTTCCATAATGAATCAGCATTCACACCTTATATTAGTGCCAGCATAGGGCTGGCCAATCTAAAATTAGAAAATAAAACGTATGAAGGTGATGACTCAGATCACATTTCTAATTCTGCTAATAACTTTGCGTGGGGTTTAGGGGCAGGTGTAAAATATGACATTAATACGAACCTGGCATTAGATCTTAGTTACAAGTATATCAATGCAGGTAAAGTCGATGCATCACGCACTGATGATGGCTTCTCATACACATCCAAACTGAAGTCATACTCCAATGACATGATGGTGGGTGTGACATATAAATTTTAA